In Harpia harpyja isolate bHarHar1 chromosome 17, bHarHar1 primary haplotype, whole genome shotgun sequence, the genomic window GTGCAACCTCAAAATTTGACTGAATCATTCATTTGCAGAGAAGAAGCAGATGTTCAGAGTCTTCCAGCTTGGCCTACCCTCTGGAGAAGAAATGTGTGATACGAAGTTCAAGTTTTTCCATTGTctacatatacacacataagAAAATAGGCACTGCTTCTTGAACAAATCActcaaaagaaaagtaattccTTCTTTTAGGCACTTCAGCTCAGTGATAATGGCCATTCCAAGAATTAGCTCTCTAAGAAACCATCTCTACCTGGAGAACAGAGAAACTACCAGACTTCTTTCCCCACACATAAATGGCTGCACACACAACTTAAATTCACATAGCATATCTTTCCAAGATGCACAACTTATTCAcatgctgagaaaaaaagcaCTTGAAATGTCATGTTGACGCATTTGCTGGTGACAATGATCATACCACATTGTAATATAAAATACTTGACAATTTTACTTGTCCTACTTGCTCTGATGGGAGGTGACAAGTAGTTGGCCCTCTAAGACTTCTGTGAAGTGCATGGAGCTGCCTCTGCCTGAGCAAAGAGATTACCCAGGCTTTGGAAGATGATGCAGATAATATCACCATGATTCCTGTTCAGTTTCATTGAATGAAGCCTTTTTGTTTAGAGGCTTTAGTTTTGTTTAGATCAGTGCAGCTATTTTTATGTCCTCAAATATCACCTCACTAATTATGCTGGATGGTCAGTTTGCAAGCTGAAATGATCCGTATCTCTTAAGAAAATGGAAGTCAAGCAACTGGATGCAAATTAAGGTATGTCCATGTGGGGTTTGAAAACACAGTCATTTTAGAAGGTAAGTTTTTATgtggtgtggcagtacatcccgccccccccatcctgccagcaggaaacgaaacttctccaggaagggagaaggggaaggaaaccctggaggctgcaggttgaaatttgaactggccaatcgagatgcaccaggtacaccaaggtgaccctcctagccaatagaattaaatgaccacaggtcagattcgacaggggtataaacggggtcctgccggaggacacgttggcagtcctcctcagagcagcgggtctgcagtcggggactccccctcgggccggggcaccgcccgaggtaactcctcgagggagagagccctcagcttttaggtgagtgatatgcgcgttttgagccatcactttaaatcttgggaattcttaagtcagccatgtagtattaattctctttacatcattgagcctgtgattttatagaatgttatcagacctctaactaacttttgctgaagaataaatctgagttttaacacctgttggagttggttagtcgtgcatccgtaacatttggTCACTGTTAACCCAAGTTAACTGTGACAGCATCagaatttagttttaatttagttTAGTTCAGCTTGTTAGAAGAAGATTGctgctttggggcagggggggttgctACTAAGTACTAGAGCTGAGGGATTTGAATGTTTACAGAGAGCTGAATATATATGacaaataaggattttttttcagaaaaatccccaaaggaGATGGAAGTTACAAAATGCTTCCTTGAAGCTAATAATACTTGTATTTCAAATGCTGTCTGGGCTGGTTTTGCAAAataagcatttctttaaaaaaaacagttgcaCACTTAAAATGTCTGCATTCAAGAGGAGTACAGAAAGCAGTTACAGGATCACTTAAAAATACCAAATAATCAAATAAACAGCCTAAAGGGTTAAGAAATAAATCAGATCCTGAGATTAAATAAATCAGAGCCATGCAAATTTGCAGCAGAAGGTCTGGCTGAAAAatcttcatattaatttttttaaaataaaatcattcacaTCCAGGAATCTTTCTAAGATTTCTTCTTGTACCACTGAGGCTTTGGTAAGTGCTTCACTTGAAGTAACTTTGAATGATGTCATTGGAGATGCATCAGTTTACCCCAGCTGCACCTCAGGAAGCAGAAGACGGGAAGCAGTACCCTGTACAGTACAGAGAGAGACaagagaaatgttttattctCTGCCCAGTTGCAGTAGATGCAATCAATCCTGAGTTCTGTATGGCTGGCTTCTCCACTCATCACCCACCACTTGGAAAAttcctgtgttgtaaaaaatggaGACTGGGATGCAAAATGACACAAACATCATGAGAAATTGCTGTGTGCTCCGAAGGCCAGCACTGGAGAACATTACCAAACACCAAACATCCaatgactgctgttggctttgccAATAAAATTCATACTCATCACATCCCTGACTGAGAGAAACTTTTTACCACAGCAAGCATTAGATATTGAGCACTGCCACCAGAGGCAGTACACAGAGTTAGGCAGACCAGTGATCTGCTCAAAAGCAAACCCCTGATTTTTTTATCAAAACCCTTTTAACCAAAGTACATATCATGTTTGTTCTATTCTTTTGCCTGCTATATTCcatttctcttaaaagaaaatacagttattaTTCAAGTATTTTTTGAGGTAAGTGACAGGAAGAAAATCTCACATGGATGAAATGCCAGAGTGGTGATAGCTGCTGTGTATGTGCTAAGCAGAGGATGTGAACTGGCGGAAGGAACCTCCACCCATCATCTCTGTGCTGCTCCACGTGGCTGTCGTCCTGGACACGACAGCCCCACAGCCCAACCAGTCACCTAGAGAATGACAACACCATGCCCCTACCTTGTTTCAAGTACACAAACATGCATAATGCATTGCTTTGAGGGACTAGCAACAGCTACATTTCCTAAAAGGTGCTCAGAGAGGCAAGAAGACTTCTTGAGAGACCCAGTGGCTCAGATATTAGGGCACAATAATGATCTCCAGGTATGGTTTCTCCCCAAATTGCGAGTATGTTCTTTACATCTAGCACATCCGGACAAGGTAATAACTTCAAGCTTACCCAGCAAATTGGAGCATAAAAACCGGATGAATGACACagagtttatttttagtttggattCTCCCCATTCTATTTAGAGCATGAAGCTCATaggcaagaaacaaaaaaccaagtcCCATGAAAATGATTTTTGCACTAACAGCTAGGTGAGCCAGTGCATCACactacaaagcagcagcaagggaggtttGGGGAGCTACAGCCCACCCACGTGGCACCACAGCCACACATAGATGAATGCTCAGGGTAAGCACACTTTCTAACTATGTTTTCTAAGGCAGGATCTCAGGTATGAGCTAACAGATTGTttgtaaaaaacatgtaaaaGTCTTGAGGCAATTAAAGTTAGGAGTGGGCAATGTTACCAAACCTTTGACACTTCTCATGAGCCCACCCAAATTTCTGTTTCACCCCATTTAGCTCTCATTGATCATTTTCTCTTTGGTCAGAAACCTCAAGTAGACTCAAACTAATAACCATTCTTCCCTGTCTGCCATGTCAACAGGtcaaatattatttcaaacaagGGAAAAATGGACAGAACAAACCTGAAAGAAACTCAccattcagagaaaaaaaaggttgtgaaaTCTGATCCTCAGCTCTGAGCAGTTGTCAGAGATTGGGTGTTTTCACAGTGATATACCAGCAGTTACATGATGTGATGATTCTTGTGAACACAATACACTTCAGTAACTATGAGAAGCTATGCTAATGTAGTGGTTGCTGTAAAAGACATTTCATCATCTAAAGCATTGGCCGGTACAGCAAGATGCAAGCAGTTAAAATGTCACAGTCATGTCCCAGTATAAAGCTAGAGCCAAGCTTTACTGATGTTTCATTTGCTGTGGGATATCCGATGTGTAGGCTGTGATGAAGATGGAGCAAGTGCTCATTTACAGCAGAAGAACTTCACATTGTTGAGTGCTGTGTCATCCTGAAGCCCCTGTGGGGGCTCTACCTTGGTCTGGAGACCACATATGTTGCAGCTTTTGCTCCATGGGCCAAATCTGCCCCATGATAGTCCATCACCTACTAGCACAGTTCCATCTCAGCATCTGAACTGGATGTTGGCTGCTGTGCCACCACCTCCTCCTTGGGACTTCTCTGTTCTCAGTGAGAAGGAGATCAAGTAGCCTCCAGGGCAAACTTGGAAACTGGTCCAGGTACCCCACCTGACAAAAAGCAGACAGAGGAATGTCTGGGCTCTGCAGACTGCTGGGAAGTGCTCCTTCTCCTCATCATGCTGCCCTGAAGCTTAACACTTCCTTGCTCACAGCAGTGACCAGCACAAATATCCTGCTGCAGTCTGGGGCCC contains:
- the LOC128153590 gene encoding LOW QUALITY PROTEIN: vitelline membrane outer layer protein 1-like (The sequence of the model RefSeq protein was modified relative to this genomic sequence to represent the inferred CDS: substituted 1 base at 1 genomic stop codon); protein product: MKLLMPATFILLLSFCIPGTGVCEYTPVLTVPNGGHCGKRGSWQFCHYGYANGFVLKAEPSQFERDDAALSGICLHCQDDSVIKSLVEVWGTWTSFQVCPGGYLISFSLRTEKSQGGGGGTAANIQFRCXDGTVLVGDGLSWGRFGPWSKSCNICGLQTKVEPPQGLQDDTALNNVKFFCCK